In Deinococcus maricopensis DSM 21211, one genomic interval encodes:
- a CDS encoding helix-turn-helix transcriptional regulator, producing MYGVDYGLFAFTQADLAQHMQVSRQTINALETGKYDPSLPLPYKRARLFGVRVEDVFPDEAP from the coding sequence GTGTACGGCGTAGACTACGGCCTGTTCGCTTTCACGCAGGCCGACCTCGCCCAGCACATGCAGGTGTCCCGGCAGACCATCAATGCCCTCGAAACCGGCAAGTACGACCCCAGCCTGCCGCTCCCCTACAAACGCGCGCGGCTGTTCGGCGTGCGCGTCGAGGACGTCTTCCCCGACGAAGCCCCCTGA